The DNA segment AATGACAAATTAAAGTTGAATGAAAATTACGTGCGTTGGAGACATTAACGGCTGAAAAAAAATTTACCAAAAAGTTTATAACTTTATTCCTTTTTTAAAGATGTTTAGATATATTCAGTTTATCACGTAatttacattatttttttttcagaGATACAATGCGCATGTGAATTAATgtcaaaaataaattattattaaaattataataattttaataaaatttttattctcatataactaaattattctatattatttatataattacatatttatttataattatattattataaaatgatATTATTGGTGGAATCTATAAATAGCATGATATATGAAGTCtacttaggatttttttttttaaaattttctgaaAAAAGAACCTAGGATACATTTCCACGTGGGAGAAGCTAGCATCCAAAACATGAGTTGGTTTAATAGATGCCCACTTGTCTTGACTGGAGAAAATTCAAAGGAATGCATATCAATTGACAAAATGTTTTCCAGTGCAGTCTAGATTGGATGAAATTTATGAATTGCAAAAGAGTTGTTGCTACCGTGCAGAATGGGTCTACcatcaactcaaaatccaaactTCTGGCACGATATTTTTATTCCTCGGATAGATTACCACCACAAATTCGGAAATTGGCCAAAGGATGAAAGGACCATGACTTCCAGAAGCCACTAGTCATCTGAGGCCCACACGTAAAACTCTAAATAATTAACACAGTAGGGTTTTGGAAGAATATTTGCACTTTCCAGAGGCCCATAATGGAATTTTCCACAAGGTTCATTTTCATTCATGTCATTTTAATGCATTGGACACTCTTTAATGTGATAAATTTGATCACTCACAGGAGTGGGTCTCATTCACATCAGAAAATAAGATTTAAGAGTCCGGAGAACATCAAACTGAAAGCATTAACCAAGATATTTCAGAATACGCAAGACTGATTAAGCACCACAAACTCAAAAAATCTCCCTCTAAAGGAACATGGACGGTGGAATTAAATTCTACTGAGGATTTGGTGGTCGGCTATTGGCAGCAGAGACCCTGGAGCCCCATTCCAAGAGTTCTTTGCTGGTATCATCCTTGTGAACAATCACCTCAATGAAGCACAAGCAATCTTTCTTTGGTCCAGTTGCATTATCAATTGCTTCAACTAGCTCTTCCTCACAATGGACCTGCAATGATAGAATTAGAAAATAGTACCagaattttgcatttaaaaccatTAGCATTCATGCATTGAtggaaatagagaaaaaaaacgaTGAACCAAGTTCCCAAACTAACCTTGGCTGTCCAGCAATTGCCTTCACTATTGTGCATTGCGTCAATCAAGCCAGTATAGTTCCAGTTCTTGATCACATTGTACGGGCCATCATGGATCTCAACTTCAATGGTATATCCACCATTGTTGATTAGGAAAATGATGGACTTCTGTCCGCATCGCAGCATTGTTGACACATCTTGAGCAGTTACCTATTAGGCATTCACCAAAGAAGATACAAGCATGTAAGTATCTGTTTTCAGGGACTCAATTAACGTCACAGCAAATCAGATAAACCATCTGAATTAAGCACAATAACCAATATACTGAATAATTTAAGTTAAAGGTGCATTTCAATTTGAAAAATAACTTATACTATCCGTCAGAAAATACAATCCCCTGTATCATGGATGAATAGTACATGAATGCTTCAATGTAAGAAAATGTGACTTATGAATTAGAAATTAGAATTGAGGAGTTCATGTCGCAAGATTCTTGATTATATACCTGAAAGCTACCATCACCAATACAAGCAATCACGCGTTTCTCTGGCACAGCCTGTGCATATCCAAGAGTTGCCCCTACAGACCAACCAATTGACCCATATTGCATTTGGAACTCATACCTGAAAATCCAATTTCATGCACTTGGTTAAATTAATGGACCAAAAATTTAAGAGTTTAAACATTACATAAAAGATTCTCTACTGCTCACCCGCATCCCCTTGGCAATTTCAGCTTCTGGCAGTTAAACCACGAGTCCCCTGTCTCAGCAATCACAGCAGTTTCACTAGACAGCAATTTCTGTATATGTTGGAAGAGGACATTAACCCTCAGTGGTTCTTTAGGTTCACTTTTCAATGGATGTCCCTCGGGAACAAAAATTCTGCGGTAGTTTTCATATGCAGTAGTATTGGCCTTGATCCTCTTCGCAAGGGACAGGAGAAAATCTTTCATCCGAATACATCCAAATGCAGGTCCATTTGCAATCACCACTCGATCAGGCTGCACAATAATTGCCTTCTCTTTCTTGAGAAGGAGGGAGTATCCAACAGAGCTATAGTCATTGAAAATGGGTCCAGCAAACAAGTAAGCATCAGCGGATTCCACAATCTCAGCACAGAAGGCAGTGCTCACAGCACCCCAGTAAGTTCCAATGAAGTGGGGATGAAATTCTGGCACGAGCCCTTTAGCTGATGGCATCACGGCCAGGGCATAACCACTAGCATCAGCTAATTCAACAAAGGAATCACATGCCTGTGCAACCCTAAGTTTAGGCCCACCCACCAGAACTGGTTTCACTGCTTTGTTCAAGAAATCCGCCGCTGCTTCAACCGCAGCCTCCAAACCCAATTTGTTGCTTAATCTGTAACAATAAAATCAACAGCATTTATGAATATATATTTGTTCATTATAATATTGCTCTCTTCAATTATTAGCCTATGCACAAATCATGAAGCGAGAGGACTACCTGGGAGAGAGTGAAAATGGAACTGGATCCCGGCTAAAGGTAGGATGAGGGATCGCAGGCAAGTTACAGCTAATACTGAGATAAACAGGCTTGCTTTCTTTCAAAGCAGTCGATATAGCAGTATCGATCAGCTCATGAGCATCTTCCAAGTTATTCACCACAGcctaaaaaatgataaaaaacaACAGATCATCATCAATAATTAAAGAGAACAGCTTCAAAATCCTTTGCATAGTAAAGAGACAAACCCAAAAGGCAAATACCCCTTGTAAAATACCCACTACATATATATCGATTCTATTGAAACAACTAAACAAATGATATCAGCTGAGACTTATTAACCTGGAAGCAGGTAACAGTCTGGAAACACCGTAGCTCCTGGCTGAAATCAGGCAACCCAATGGTATGGTGCAGAATCCTGTTAGTCCCATAATCATTGGAGTTAGGCCCTCCAACAATGCATATCACAGGCAGATTTTCACTGCAAGCACCAGCGATTGCATTGAGAACACTAAGTCCACCCACAGTAAACGTAACAACACAAGCGCCAACTCCACGACACCGTGCGTAACCGTCGGCAGCGTATCCAGCATTGAGCTCGTTACAACAGCCAATGAGGTTAAGCCCAGGCTCTGCTATGAGATGGTCCAGAAGAGTAAGGTTGAAGTCACCGGGAACAGAGAAAACATCAGTGATGCCGATTTGGACAAGCCGACGAGCAAGATGGCGACCGAGAGTGGATTCGGTAGAGTTGATCACGGCGGGGGAGACTGAATTTTGGATGGTGGAGACGGCACCGTTTGCTGGGCTGCACATGTCGCTGTTGGTGGGCTTGCAGGTGTCAATAGATCCAATTTTGGTGTCCATGAGAAGGAGAATTTTTTTCTGTTTTGGTTACTGTTTTGAATACTTCAACGAGAAAGCAGAAGACTAAGAGAGgggaataaagaaaagaaatgggCTCTGTTTGTTTGTGCTTGATGTGAGGAGCA comes from the Hevea brasiliensis isolate MT/VB/25A 57/8 chromosome 5, ASM3005281v1, whole genome shotgun sequence genome and includes:
- the LOC110655831 gene encoding pyruvate decarboxylase 2; its protein translation is MDTKIGSIDTCKPTNSDMCSPANGAVSTIQNSVSPAVINSTESTLGRHLARRLVQIGITDVFSVPGDFNLTLLDHLIAEPGLNLIGCCNELNAGYAADGYARCRGVGACVVTFTVGGLSVLNAIAGACSENLPVICIVGGPNSNDYGTNRILHHTIGLPDFSQELRCFQTVTCFQAVVNNLEDAHELIDTAISTALKESKPVYLSISCNLPAIPHPTFSRDPVPFSLSPRLSNKLGLEAAVEAAADFLNKAVKPVLVGGPKLRVAQACDSFVELADASGYALAVMPSAKGLVPEFHPHFIGTYWGAVSTAFCAEIVESADAYLFAGPIFNDYSSVGYSLLLKKEKAIIVQPDRVVIANGPAFGCIRMKDFLLSLAKRIKANTTAYENYRRIFVPEGHPLKSEPKEPLRVNVLFQHIQKLLSSETAVIAETGDSWFNCQKLKLPRGCGYEFQMQYGSIGWSVGATLGYAQAVPEKRVIACIGDGSFQVTAQDVSTMLRCGQKSIIFLINNGGYTIEVEIHDGPYNVIKNWNYTGLIDAMHNSEGNCWTAKVHCEEELVEAIDNATGPKKDCLCFIEVIVHKDDTSKELLEWGSRVSAANSRPPNPQ